A stretch of DNA from Anaerobacillus isosaccharinicus:
CTTGGAGGTGGAATTGGTACGAGGGGGCCAGGTGAAACTCAGCTTGAAACCGATCGCCGACATATTAGACGACGAATGGATGAGATAAAAGAACAATTAAAGGCAATTGTTAAGCATCGAGCATTATATCGTGAACGTAGAAAGGAAAATCGTGCTTTCCAAATCGCCTTAGTCGGTTATACGAATGCTGGTAAATCAACGCTTCATAATCGCTTAACATTGGCTGATGCACTAGAAGAAGACAAATTATTTGCTACATTAGACCCATTAACAAGAAGAGTAAAACTGCCTAGTGGATTTCAAGCCTTGCTTACAGATACAGTTGGCTTTATTCAAGACCTTCCGACAACATTAGTGGCAGCGTTTCGTTCGACGCTAGAAGAAGTACGTGAAGCAGATTTTTTATTACATGTCGTTGACGCCTCTAACGAAGATTATTTTAATCATGAAGAGACAGTCTTGGCATTATTAGATCAACTCGAAGTAAAGGATGTACCAATGTTAACGGTTTATAATAAAAGAGATGCCATGACATTACAGTTTGTCCCTTCAAATGGGAAACAATCCATTTTAATTTCTGCTCTTCAAGAAGAAGATTTATCGAAACTCTTACTTCGAGTGGAAGAGGAATTAAAAGGAAAATTTAACTACTTTGAAGCAAAAATCCATGCTAGTAACGGAAAGTTGTTAGCTAACTGTCAAATGGAAACGATTATCGAAAA
This window harbors:
- the hflX gene encoding GTPase HflX, whose amino-acid sequence is MVETTKSTEEKVLLVGCKLTDVQEERFLYSMQELAALTKTAGGVIFSTVIQNRHSLDRATYIGKGKIEEIIPLVEEQEIDVVIFNDELSTSQVRNLTAQIPARIIDRTQLILDIFSKRAKSKEGKLQVELAQLNYLLPRLSGQGHSLSRLGGGIGTRGPGETQLETDRRHIRRRMDEIKEQLKAIVKHRALYRERRKENRAFQIALVGYTNAGKSTLHNRLTLADALEEDKLFATLDPLTRRVKLPSGFQALLTDTVGFIQDLPTTLVAAFRSTLEEVREADFLLHVVDASNEDYFNHEETVLALLDQLEVKDVPMLTVYNKRDAMTLQFVPSNGKQSILISALQEEDLSKLLLRVEEELKGKFNYFEAKIHASNGKLLANCQMETIIENRSWIEEEESYLLNGYVSPTSSMFKQIQQFKA